The genomic region GTGACGCCGTCGACGAGACGGGCGACGTCGCGCCCGAACCTTTTCTCGACATCGGCGAGCGTGACGGAGGTGTCCTCGACGACGTCGTGCAGGAGGGCAGTGACGATCGAGTTCGTGTCGACGCGATAGCCGGTGAGGATCTGCGCGACCTCGACCGGGTGGGTGAAATAGGGGTCGCCATTGTCGCGCGTCTGGCTCGCATGCGCGTGGGCGGCGAACTCGTAGGCGCGAGAGATCGCTTCGGCGTCGGCCTTCGGGTCATAGGCGCGAACCCGGGCGACCAGCTCCGCCCCGGGAAGCGCCGGCGCGGCCGCCCCGTCAGGCATCGCTCACGGCCCGCGCGAGGGCGAGACGCGCTCCGCCGCCCGCCCGCGCCACGCTGCGACCGGCCTCAGCCGCCGCCGAGTTCGCGGGCGATCGCAGCCTCGATGTCTTCCTCGGTGCCGGCATCGCCGGCAGCCTCCTCCGCCGCGATCTCCTCGGGCGAGATGTCCATGCCCGCGAAGATTTGGCTCTCGGTCGGCAGCAGGTCGACCACCTCCTCCGTGGTCGGCTCGGGTTCGGGCACGCGCTGCAGGCTCTTGATCAGGTCCGCCCTCAGGCTCTCGAGCGGGATCGTGCCTGCGGCGATCTCGCGCAGCGCCACCACCGGGTTCTTGTCGTTGTCGCGGTCGACCGTGAGCGCCTCGCCGCGGCTGATGTTGCGCGCGCGCTGGGCGGCGAGCATCACGAGCTCGAAGCGGTTCGGAACCTTCTCCACGCAGTCTTCCACGGTGACGCGCGCCATGCGCTCGACCCTCCGAAAGCAGACCCCATGGGCGGGTCACTCTAGGTAGCGCGCCGCGGCCTCTCAGGCAAGTCTCGGCTGCGGCTCGAGCGGCCGGCAGGCCGCCCGCTCGGGCTCAGGAAGGGCGGCAAGCAGCGCCTCGACGCTCAGGCCGCTCGCGGGGTGTCGCCAGCCGGGAGCGACCTCGGCGAGCGGGGCGAGCACGAAGGCGCGCAGATGCATCCGCGGATGCGGCAGGACCGGCGGTTGGTCGCGCACGAGGCCGTCGAGGTCGAGCAGGTCGAGATCGAGCGTCCGCGCCGCGTTCGGTGCCGACCGCACCCGGCCGAACCGCGACTCGAGCGCCTGCAGGGCGGAAAGCAGTGCCTCCGGCTCGGCCCTGCCTTCGAGCCGAAGCACGGCGTTGACGTAGCGCGGCTGGTCGGACGGCGGGACAGGCGCGCTGTCCCACAGCCGCGACAGGGCCGCCCCGCGCATGCCCGGCAGGTCGGCGAGCTCGGCGGCGGCACGCAGAACCGTCACTGCCGGCGGCGTACCGTCGGCCATGCGCAGGTTCGCTCCGAGACCGACGAGGATCACTCTTCATCTTTCCGTCACGATGCGCTTATGTGCATGCGTCAAGCTCTGACGGAAATTGCGCGGGCGGTGGGGTGACGCTCGCAGGTCGGGACAGCTGCCGCCCTGAGAGGAGTGTGTTCATGGTGTTCCACGAGAACGAGCGCGTGGCCGTCTTCATCGACGGCGCCAACCTCTATTCGGCGTCGCGTACGCTCGGTTTCGACGTCGACTACAAGTCGCTGCATGCCTTCTTCCGAAGCAAGGCCTATGTGGTGCGCATGTTCTACTACACCGCGGTGCTGGAGACGGAAGAGTACACCCCGCTCAAGCCGCTGGTCGATTGGCTCGGCTACAACGGCTACACGGTGGTGACGAAGCCCGCCAAGGAGTTCACCGACTCGACCGGCCGGCGCCGCGTGAAGGGCAACATGGACATCGAGCTTGCGATCGACATGCTCGAGATGGCGCCGCACGTGAACCACATCGTTCTGTTCTCCGGCGATGGCGATTTCCGCCGCCTGATCGAGGCGGTGCAGCGCAAGGGCGTGCGCGTCACCGTGATCTCGACGATCAAGACGCAGCCGGTTCTGATCGCCGACGAGCTCCGCCGCCAGGCCGACCAGTTCATCGATCTCGCCGACATCATCGGCGAGTTCACCCGCCGGATCGTGCCGCCGCGCGAGCGCGATGCGCCGCGCGACGCCCCGCGCGATGCAGGGCCGTCGCTCGGCCGCGAGCGCGGCGAGGGTGTCTCCGCCTCAGGCCGACCCTTCACCGTCGAGACCGTTGGCCCCGCGAGGCCCACGCCCGAGGCGCCGTGGCGCGGCCTGCCCGATTCGGGCAACACATAAGAGCGTTTGCTCGCGCCCGAGCCAGATTGCCGGCTCTGCCCGAGGCTCGCGT from Elioraea tepida harbors:
- the rpoZ gene encoding DNA-directed RNA polymerase subunit omega, with translation MARVTVEDCVEKVPNRFELVMLAAQRARNISRGEALTVDRDNDKNPVVALREIAAGTIPLESLRADLIKSLQRVPEPEPTTEEVVDLLPTESQIFAGMDISPEEIAAEEAAGDAGTEEDIEAAIARELGGG
- the folK gene encoding 2-amino-4-hydroxy-6-hydroxymethyldihydropteridine diphosphokinase encodes the protein MILVGLGANLRMADGTPPAVTVLRAAAELADLPGMRGAALSRLWDSAPVPPSDQPRYVNAVLRLEGRAEPEALLSALQALESRFGRVRSAPNAARTLDLDLLDLDGLVRDQPPVLPHPRMHLRAFVLAPLAEVAPGWRHPASGLSVEALLAALPEPERAACRPLEPQPRLA
- a CDS encoding LabA-like NYN domain-containing protein: MVFHENERVAVFIDGANLYSASRTLGFDVDYKSLHAFFRSKAYVVRMFYYTAVLETEEYTPLKPLVDWLGYNGYTVVTKPAKEFTDSTGRRRVKGNMDIELAIDMLEMAPHVNHIVLFSGDGDFRRLIEAVQRKGVRVTVISTIKTQPVLIADELRRQADQFIDLADIIGEFTRRIVPPRERDAPRDAPRDAGPSLGRERGEGVSASGRPFTVETVGPARPTPEAPWRGLPDSGNT